In Candidatus Zixiibacteriota bacterium, the following proteins share a genomic window:
- the glnA gene encoding type I glutamate--ammonia ligase: MDIDEVRKMVEQHEITAVDIKYSDLTGNWYHLTFPISRLEIVMKNGIPFDGSSIPGMRSVESGDMLLLPDLSTAILDPFSATPTLRVLAFICDAETRIGISKDPRSLAMRAQAYLEESGVADQSLWIPEFEFYLFNEAEIHNGKFSAGFKFTSAENKDDLPFGYQDKDGTAVANRKGYHIDVPFDKYSDLRQEMVAMIEQTGCPVRYHHHEVGLSGQQEIETELVDFRLIVDRMMYIKDIIHNQALRRGLSATFMPKPLYDEPGSGMHFHIQLCKKGKNVFYKKGGYADLSDVALGFIGGILAHGRSLAAFTNPSTNSYKRLLPGYEAPVKLFFGLANRSAAIRIPKYAVSEKAKRFEFRTSDGTCNYYFAMSALLMAGLDGVKKGIRPTPENGMGPFDDNVFGWSEGEKARLISIPTSLEEALEALKEDHDYLLAGGVFNEELIESWIIEKTKEIVAVRNRPHPFEMNLYYSL; the protein is encoded by the coding sequence ATGGACATTGATGAAGTCAGAAAAATGGTTGAGCAACACGAGATAACGGCCGTGGATATCAAGTATTCCGATCTGACCGGCAACTGGTATCATCTCACCTTTCCAATATCCCGGCTTGAGATAGTCATGAAGAACGGAATCCCGTTCGACGGTTCAAGTATACCTGGAATGCGTTCGGTGGAGTCGGGCGACATGTTGCTGCTCCCGGATTTGTCGACAGCAATACTCGATCCGTTCAGCGCTACTCCGACACTCCGGGTACTTGCGTTCATATGTGATGCCGAGACGCGGATAGGCATATCCAAAGACCCACGCAGTCTGGCCATGCGCGCTCAAGCATATCTCGAGGAGTCGGGAGTCGCTGATCAGTCGCTCTGGATTCCGGAGTTTGAATTCTATCTATTCAATGAAGCTGAAATCCATAACGGCAAGTTCAGCGCCGGTTTCAAATTTACATCTGCCGAGAATAAGGATGACTTGCCTTTCGGCTACCAGGATAAGGATGGGACTGCGGTTGCCAACCGCAAGGGTTACCACATCGATGTGCCTTTCGACAAATACTCCGACCTTCGGCAGGAAATGGTGGCAATGATAGAACAGACCGGCTGCCCGGTGCGCTACCATCATCACGAGGTGGGCCTTTCCGGTCAACAGGAGATAGAGACAGAACTGGTCGACTTCAGGCTGATTGTCGACCGCATGATGTATATCAAAGACATCATACATAATCAAGCGTTGCGCAGAGGTTTGTCTGCGACTTTCATGCCCAAACCTCTGTACGACGAGCCTGGCAGCGGCATGCACTTCCATATACAGCTTTGCAAGAAGGGTAAGAATGTTTTCTATAAGAAGGGAGGCTATGCAGATTTATCGGATGTGGCGCTCGGATTCATTGGAGGCATTCTGGCGCATGGACGGTCACTTGCGGCGTTCACAAATCCCTCCACTAACTCTTACAAGCGATTGCTGCCAGGGTATGAAGCACCGGTAAAGCTCTTCTTCGGACTTGCAAACCGCAGCGCCGCAATTCGAATTCCAAAGTACGCAGTGAGTGAGAAGGCTAAACGGTTCGAATTCCGCACCAGCGATGGTACATGCAACTACTACTTCGCGATGAGCGCACTCTTGATGGCTGGCCTCGACGGCGTCAAGAAGGGTATCCGTCCTACACCGGAAAACGGAATGGGACCGTTCGATGATAACGTATTCGGCTGGAGTGAGGGTGAAAAAGCTCGCCTCATTTCGATCCCCACAAGCCTCGAAGAAGCGCTGGAGGCTTTGAAAGAAGACCACGACTACTTGTTGGCAGGAGGAGTTTTCAACGAGGAGTTGATTGAAAGCTGGATAATCGAAAAGACCAAGGAGATCGTGGCTGTCAGAAATCGTCCCCATCCGTTTGAGATGAATCTCTATTATAGCTTGTGA